CAGATCACTTTTATGATTACTTTCTTGATTGTCCACTACTTTTATAGCTCTTGGTTTAGAAGGATCCTTTTGTATGAAACCCTCTTTTTCCAGCTTGGCAAGGTAGCTGTGAACTGTAGAAGTAGATTTAAGACCTATCGCGCTGCAAATTTCCCTCACTGATGGAGGGTACCCTTTTTCTTCTACTTCCTTTCTGAGAAAATCAAGAATCTTTTGCTGTTTATCATTATTCTTTTTTGGCATAAAACCATTCCTTTCATAGCCCTATGGCAAAAGAAAATTATATATTGCCGCTTTCAGATATATTATAACATTTTCCAGAAAAATGTCAAACAAATGTTCGAATAATATTGACACAGAACATATGTTTGTACTAAAATATAACCAGAACACATGTTCTATAATATCCAGAGGTAGGGATACATTATGAATAGAAGATACATACTTGTAAACAAGAGAAGATTTATTGTAATAGTTGCCATGGCTTTGATGATTATTTCCACTTTAATATTTTCTGCATCGGCACAGGGCTTTAAAGAAATTAATTATATAACAGTAAAAATTCAAAAAGGAGACACATTATGGTCTATTGCTGAAAAATATGGAGGTAATTCAGATATAAGAAAATACATATTTGAGATAAAAAAAGCAAATAATCTTTTAAACAGTCAAATTTATGAAGGAGATGAGCTGAAGATACCGGTATATTAAGTTGAGATTCATTATCAAAGAAACAGCAAGAATACTCCCGCATTATAAGCAGGAGATAAATTGCTATGGTATAAACAGTGGATATATTCAGATAAAAATAAACCGGCACTAATCACTATTGCAAAAAAACCGGCTTATATGATAGACTATCTTTGACTTAAGTCTTTGAGTGGATGTGCAGAATAAAAAATGAAAACAATCGCACAAATAGAGCGAAAGCTTGATAACAAGCTAATTGTTATAGGGATTATTGCTTTTATAACATTAATAGCATATTGTAATAGTTTTGCCATACCCTTTTTACTTGACGACTTCAGTTCTATTGTAAAC
This region of Clostridiaceae bacterium genomic DNA includes:
- a CDS encoding LysM peptidoglycan-binding domain-containing protein, with amino-acid sequence MNRRYILVNKRRFIVIVAMALMIISTLIFSASAQGFKEINYITVKIQKGDTLWSIAEKYGGNSDIRKYIFEIKKANNLLNSQIYEGDELKIPVY